A region of the Bacillus sp. NP247 genome:
CTCCGCCTAATACTACAGCAGTAAAAGTACTTTCTTCAAAAATATCTTTGTACTGTCCACTCGTTTCCACGCTGTTATTCTTAAGTAAGGCTTTAAAAGCAGCTTGTACATCTTTGCTCTTAGATGTTGTTTCTAATTTTACATAAACAGTTCTACCATAAGCTACATTTGAGACCATAACAGGTGGAGCCGAATTACTTACACCTTTACGAGTTAACTCACCAAAAGTAACACTATTATCAAAAAGATCGGATGGATTGTTAGATAGTTCAGCACTTACGGTATAAAATATTTGCTTATATGCCGCTACCATCACTTTTTTCTCTCCATTTGCAACCGCATTAAAATCAATGTTTAGACTGTTATCAAGATATTTGGCGTTAACGTTAAGGGCACTTGCGATTTGTGATTTACTATAAACCATAGATTCTGTATACTGCATTCTTGCGGGTAACGTATGTGTTTTAGAATACTTTTCATTCCAAGTAGATACTAAATCATCTACTGCTCCAGCCACATTACCATATGTCGGATTTTGGACAGTAATTGTATTTTCTTTTCTCATGCCAGGTAAGTCTATACTAATATTCAAAGGCTTTCTCTTAGCCACTAATAAACTAGGTTGATTGTCTGCAAAAGCTTTATTTGCAAGTTGTACCGCTCCTGGATACGTACGATTCGCCACAGAATCAATAATCGAAATATCGACTGGTGAAGTTGTAAGTGATTTTTTCTCGCGTTCCACTACTACAAATTTACCATTTGAATTGATACTTTCTTTCGGAACAAAACTCTCTACTTTATCACCATTTACAGCTAAAACCTCTTGATTATTATATTTAAGATTTGCTATACCAGTATCAATGCCACTAGCATTTTTGGTTACATCAGTTGTATTACCTGCTTGTGTTTCTGCGAAGGAAATAGATGAATAATTAATAGTGCATAGACTAACTAATAGACACGCAAGGAACTTTCTTCTTTTAGTGTTTTTCTTAATATTCAGAAAAATCACCCCGTTCTTTTTTAGTAAGATATGATAATGATTGATAAATGATAGCTAACTAATAAACCTACATAAATGCTTTTAAAAGTTCTTGAATTAACGGGATTACGCCACCTACAAATTTCAAAACTGCCATTGCGATTTCCATATTATTTCCTCCTTTTTTATTGCTACGAAAATGTGATGTATCTTTATGCCCTCATTATAGTGACCCCTTACACTTTTATCAATACACTCTTATATGCAATATTGCATACAAAAAAACAAGCTGAATTCTTATAAAAAGTTATACAGAGATAAATTTTTCATTTGGTAGATACTTGAAAAGGTGAAGCATTCCTTTGCATTTTATGAGTAATTTACAAGTTTATTGTTGGAAGCGTCGCAGAACTGGAAGTAATGAAATACCTGTAGGACTGTT
Encoded here:
- the alo gene encoding anthrolysin O/cereolysin O family cholesterol-dependent cytolysin Alo, producing MIFLNIKKNTKRRKFLACLLVSLCTINYSSISFAETQAGNTTDVTKNASGIDTGIANLKYNNQEVLAVNGDKVESFVPKESINSNGKFVVVEREKKSLTTSPVDISIIDSVANRTYPGAVQLANKAFADNQPSLLVAKRKPLNISIDLPGMRKENTITVQNPTYGNVAGAVDDLVSTWNEKYSKTHTLPARMQYTESMVYSKSQIASALNVNAKYLDNSLNIDFNAVANGEKKVMVAAYKQIFYTVSAELSNNPSDLFDNSVTFGELTRKGVSNSAPPVMVSNVAYGRTVYVKLETTSKSKDVQAAFKALLKNNSVETSGQYKDIFEESTFTAVVLGGDAKEHNKVVTKDFNEIRNIIKDNAELSLKNPAYPISYTSTFLKDNATAAVHNNTDYIETTTTEYSSAKMILDHYGAYVAQFDVSWDEFTFDQNGKEVLTHKTWDGSGKDKTAHYSTVIPLPPNSKNIKIVARECTGLAWEWWRTIINEQNVPLTNEIKVSIGGTTLYPTANISH